In the Pseudanabaena sp. PCC 7367 genome, one interval contains:
- a CDS encoding AbiJ-NTD4 domain-containing protein yields MTSFSERLGIEPVDRTIQIEGVNKKLKTDLWNAFAEFYWSGARIHSKINLYDAYKEFHQNYETDYGNYLFVVFELWTNFFMNAVDDGPLKVGDWSKKIYKLYDNLEWNEVFDFIEFIPRHDRDLERGKEFRDYCNVILDRGFSAYRFVGDIVAPITFEQNSKEIEMAMGYSEALQPVSNHVERALKFTSDRKSPDFANSIKESISAVEAICRRIAGREDLTLGNALIKAMDILDLDPNLAESIKKAYKYTCNSGGIRHAEKEGDNIPEFEDAQFMLVFCSSIVNYLTEKARKAGIEL; encoded by the coding sequence ATGACTTCATTTTCAGAGAGATTAGGCATAGAACCAGTTGATAGAACGATACAGATAGAAGGTGTTAACAAAAAATTAAAGACAGATTTATGGAATGCCTTTGCAGAATTTTACTGGTCGGGGGCACGGATACATAGCAAGATTAATCTTTATGATGCCTATAAAGAATTTCATCAAAACTATGAAACTGATTATGGAAATTATCTTTTTGTAGTGTTTGAGTTATGGACTAACTTCTTTATGAATGCCGTTGACGATGGTCCATTAAAAGTGGGTGATTGGAGCAAAAAAATATACAAGCTTTACGATAATCTAGAGTGGAATGAGGTTTTCGATTTCATAGAATTTATTCCTCGTCATGATAGAGATTTAGAGCGTGGCAAAGAATTTCGTGATTACTGTAATGTGATTTTAGATAGAGGATTTTCAGCCTATAGATTTGTAGGAGATATAGTAGCCCCGATTACTTTTGAACAAAATAGTAAAGAAATTGAGATGGCAATGGGCTATTCAGAGGCACTCCAGCCCGTATCAAACCATGTTGAGCGCGCATTGAAATTCACGTCGGATCGAAAATCTCCGGATTTTGCAAATTCAATTAAAGAATCTATAAGTGCTGTGGAAGCTATTTGCAGGAGGATTGCTGGCAGAGAAGATCTAACACTAGGCAATGCTCTAATAAAAGCTATGGATATTCTAGATTTAGATCCTAATTTAGCTGAAAGCATCAAAAAAGCTTATAAATATACCTGTAATTCTGGGGGGATACGTCATGCAGAAAAGGAAGGCGATAATATCCCAGAGTTTGAAGATGCCCAATTCATGCTGGTATTTTGTTCATCGATTGTCAATTATCTGACAGAAAAGGCACGCAAAGCAGGGATTGAATTATAG
- a CDS encoding DUF3593 domain-containing protein encodes MTDLFASLLDNALKKENLFALSLFPYLAFLWFITKSKLMPRVALFGFYGTLVFVGVTIPVGIYAEKTYGTSLANVDFLHGGAEVFLTLANILVAVGFKIAIDRFKEQQSDQPESPQN; translated from the coding sequence ATGACCGATCTATTTGCCAGTCTGCTTGACAATGCCCTCAAAAAAGAAAACCTGTTTGCGCTGTCGCTATTTCCCTACCTGGCTTTTCTATGGTTTATCACCAAGTCCAAGCTCATGCCCAGAGTGGCGCTATTTGGCTTCTATGGCACGCTGGTATTTGTGGGCGTAACGATTCCGGTGGGCATTTATGCTGAAAAAACCTATGGCACTTCGCTGGCCAATGTGGATTTTTTGCATGGTGGCGCGGAGGTGTTTTTAACCTTGGCAAATATTCTGGTGGCGGTGGGGTTCAAGATTGCGATCGATCGGTTTAAGGAGCAGCAATCAGATCAACCGGAATCACCCCAAAATTAG
- a CDS encoding mechanosensitive ion channel family protein, translating into MEFLNQIIAHPQVQKWGDTILAEAPTWITFVVFILVSILVGKYTPNLVKALVEKFAPDRLVAPFEKLIEPLKELFVITGTFILVSMSLVWIRSYEPLYSLLKPFADLAVIASIAWLVSRFIKQLLRVYGIDIVRRMGLEVDELLLVFEAFINFLIGFVAILAFARSQNYDLLGVVASVGLVGIAIAFAAKQILEQLLSTIVLYLDRPFVPGDYIRLNSGQLGRVESIGLRSTKIRTLAKSTVVIVPNSTLVGMDIENVTMAKKVMVMLYLDFDRHLEDKEHALVQQVVRDSTNSLFGIDPGSTRITIMKHDHLETSRARVTFFILGSNENSLELRKRLLELANESMTAELRTYGIEFAMQDPTIYVESPVTI; encoded by the coding sequence ATGGAATTTTTAAATCAAATAATTGCCCATCCCCAGGTGCAAAAATGGGGTGACACGATTCTGGCTGAAGCACCTACCTGGATTACCTTTGTGGTGTTTATCTTAGTCTCAATCCTGGTGGGTAAATATACACCCAACCTGGTCAAAGCCCTGGTAGAAAAGTTTGCTCCCGATCGCTTAGTGGCTCCCTTTGAAAAGCTGATCGAGCCCCTCAAAGAGCTATTTGTGATCACTGGCACTTTTATTCTGGTTTCCATGTCCCTGGTTTGGATTCGTTCCTATGAACCGCTCTATAGTCTACTGAAGCCATTTGCTGATCTTGCCGTAATCGCTAGCATTGCCTGGTTGGTGTCGCGCTTTATTAAGCAGTTGCTGCGGGTCTATGGCATTGACATTGTGCGGCGAATGGGGCTGGAAGTTGACGAGCTATTGTTGGTGTTTGAAGCTTTTATTAATTTCCTGATTGGGTTTGTGGCCATTTTGGCATTTGCCCGATCGCAAAATTACGATCTGCTGGGCGTGGTGGCCAGTGTGGGCTTGGTGGGGATTGCGATCGCCTTTGCGGCCAAACAAATCCTGGAGCAATTACTAAGTACGATCGTGTTGTATTTGGATCGTCCCTTTGTGCCCGGTGACTATATTCGCCTCAATAGTGGTCAATTGGGGCGGGTGGAATCAATCGGGTTGCGATCGACCAAAATCCGTACCCTGGCCAAAAGCACCGTGGTGATTGTGCCAAATTCGACGCTGGTGGGGATGGACATTGAGAATGTGACGATGGCCAAGAAGGTGATGGTAATGCTTTATCTTGATTTCGATCGCCATCTGGAAGACAAGGAACATGCACTGGTGCAACAGGTAGTTAGAGACAGCACCAATTCACTATTTGGTATTGATCCTGGCAGTACCCGAATCACAATCATGAAACATGATCACCTGGAGACAAGCCGCGCCAGGGTTACTTTCTTTATCCTCGGTTCCAATGAAAATTCGCTCGAACTAAGAAAGCGTTTGCTGGAGCTGGCCAACGAGAGTATGACTGCAGAGCTGAGAACCTATGGGATTGAATTTGCAATGCAAGATCCGACTATCTATGTGGAATCGCCTGTGACTATTTAG
- a CDS encoding DUF1565 domain-containing protein, with protein sequence MPKLQTIGLAISMALLSPQIALAHTYNLNSANSNLNSANSKLNSANSKLNSANSNLNLANSNSSNDVASQNLANRSLIAQNYIGQVTIFVDPNGNDTYGNGSQSQPFRTITAALATNPQPGTVIRLAPGTYSTNTGENFPLKLSPGVQLRGNGNTKGRDIIIQGGGRFVSPTFGGQNITILAANNSHIGGITISNPNTRGYGLWVEGRNNVTIANNTFTNTSHDGVFLTGKANVLVSENIFTRNRGSGISAVGDSNGEIRGNTFDNTGFGLSIGQRSRVVLRDNQIVNNMDGVIISNVATPALRGNTIANNRRNGLVVLKDRNRQPSPDLGTASNPGRNVFRSNGEKDINNVSGVSVIAAGNQFDRNKIAGALDTVANVPSDLDRRSPTTIASLPSPRPTNNALPLPTNPSNPNNNYNYDFPTEILIEREPSNPGNRPIALSPTAPATLRYRVVVPMGGNSNLASVRKVVPDAFRSNKNGRTVIQAGAFAQRQVAEQRLQLLSQAGFRPTLENL encoded by the coding sequence ATGCCCAAGCTTCAGACGATCGGACTAGCAATTAGTATGGCTTTGTTATCGCCTCAAATAGCCTTAGCTCATACTTATAACTTAAATTCGGCTAATTCTAACTTAAATTCGGCTAATTCTAAATTAAATTCGGCTAATTCTAAATTAAATTCGGCTAATTCTAACTTAAATTTGGCTAATTCTAATTCAAGTAATGATGTTGCCAGCCAGAATCTAGCTAATCGATCGCTGATCGCCCAAAATTATATTGGCCAGGTGACTATTTTTGTCGATCCCAATGGCAATGATACCTATGGTAATGGATCGCAATCGCAACCCTTTCGCACCATCACCGCTGCCCTGGCTACCAATCCCCAACCAGGTACGGTAATTCGGCTTGCCCCTGGCACCTATAGCACCAATACGGGCGAAAATTTCCCGCTCAAGCTCAGTCCTGGCGTACAACTACGGGGGAATGGTAATACCAAAGGCCGCGACATTATCATCCAAGGCGGCGGTAGGTTTGTTAGTCCTACCTTTGGCGGTCAAAATATTACGATCCTGGCGGCAAATAATTCGCACATTGGCGGCATCACGATTTCAAATCCCAATACCAGGGGCTATGGCCTGTGGGTGGAGGGGCGCAACAACGTCACGATCGCCAATAATACCTTTACCAATACCAGTCATGATGGCGTGTTCCTCACTGGTAAGGCTAATGTTCTAGTTAGTGAGAATATTTTTACGCGCAATCGCGGTAGTGGCATCTCGGCGGTGGGTGATAGCAATGGTGAAATTCGCGGTAACACCTTTGATAACACTGGCTTTGGCCTTTCGATCGGACAGCGATCGCGGGTGGTGCTGCGTGATAATCAGATTGTTAATAACATGGATGGGGTGATAATTTCCAATGTGGCGACTCCTGCCCTGCGCGGCAATACGATCGCCAACAATCGCCGTAATGGCCTGGTGGTGCTCAAAGATCGCAATCGCCAACCCAGCCCCGATCTTGGCACTGCAAGCAACCCTGGTCGGAACGTGTTTCGGAGCAATGGTGAGAAAGATATTAATAATGTTTCTGGCGTATCGGTAATTGCGGCGGGGAATCAATTCGATCGCAACAAAATTGCCGGTGCGCTTGATACGGTGGCCAATGTGCCCTCTGATCTGGATCGGCGATCGCCTACTACCATTGCATCTCTGCCTAGCCCCCGACCGACTAATAATGCATTGCCATTACCAACCAATCCAAGTAATCCAAATAATAACTATAACTACGACTTCCCCACTGAAATTTTGATCGAGCGAGAACCAAGTAATCCTGGCAATCGCCCGATCGCCCTATCGCCTACAGCCCCAGCTACATTGCGTTATCGGGTGGTGGTGCCGATGGGTGGAAATTCCAACCTAGCCTCAGTTCGTAAGGTTGTGCCGGATGCCTTCCGCAGTAATAAAAATGGTCGCACCGTAATCCAGGCAGGAGCATTTGCCCAGCGTCAGGTAGCCGAACAACGACTGCAACTGCTCTCGCAAGCGGGGTTCAGGCCAACGCTAGAAAACCTTTAA
- a CDS encoding pentapeptide repeat-containing protein has translation MKLKKYIAGFLPAVVVAAAAGSVSLSVAIAAQAEDIQDLSKLFNMRECLNCDLSGSGLVFSDFARFNLSGTDFSDANLSRSDLRGANLSGANLARASLLGAKLNGADLSNANLSGADLNGVDLSNANLKGANLRGADLRGAYLVNADLDGANMEGVYLRGAIGIPTSAATASEFYTWGVMEAQGGAHKQAIAYFNQSLEVDPDFAFSYLGRAISRRFLGDWPGAIEDSKRAEELFTAIEHSEGVEVSSALTDALENPPKPGKSNSEFGAIVNTIGSMLLQFLL, from the coding sequence ATGAAACTAAAAAAATATATAGCAGGATTTCTGCCAGCGGTTGTGGTTGCCGCTGCTGCTGGTTCAGTTAGTTTAAGTGTGGCGATCGCCGCCCAAGCAGAAGACATTCAAGATCTCAGCAAGCTATTTAATATGCGCGAATGCTTGAACTGTGATCTAAGTGGATCGGGGTTAGTATTTTCTGACTTTGCCCGATTTAATCTCAGTGGCACAGACTTTAGCGATGCCAATTTATCCCGTTCTGATTTACGTGGTGCCAACTTGAGTGGTGCTAATTTAGCGCGAGCTTCATTATTGGGAGCAAAGTTAAACGGTGCAGACCTTAGCAATGCCAACCTGAGCGGTGCTGATTTGAATGGCGTAGACTTGAGCAATGCCAATCTCAAGGGCGCTAATTTACGGGGCGCAGATCTCAGGGGTGCTTATCTGGTGAATGCGGATCTAGATGGCGCAAATATGGAGGGGGTCTATCTCAGAGGCGCGATCGGCATCCCCACCAGTGCTGCGACGGCAAGCGAGTTTTATACCTGGGGGGTAATGGAAGCCCAGGGTGGAGCCCACAAACAGGCGATCGCCTATTTCAATCAATCGTTGGAAGTTGATCCAGATTTTGCCTTTTCCTACTTAGGTCGGGCGATCTCGCGGCGGTTTCTGGGTGATTGGCCAGGGGCGATCGAAGACTCGAAACGAGCGGAAGAACTATTCACCGCGATCGAGCATTCGGAGGGCGTAGAGGTATCTAGTGCCCTGACCGATGCCTTGGAAAATCCACCAAAACCGGGCAAGTCCAATAGTGAGTTTGGCGCGATCGTCAATACGATTGGCTCAATGCTGTTGCAGTTCTTGCTTTAG
- a CDS encoding cob(I)yrinic acid a,c-diamide adenosyltransferase: MVAEIKNTQPSKKSQKTRKVTLTVVPQKGTIQIFTAPQTRFYGKVVAQALNHAGHGTKVLIAQMFQGGIRQGTQSPRQLAQTLDWLRCDLARNIDPTTELTKPEIEAVQNLWQFVKTAIANGEHGLILLDELNMAIPLGVIDEAEIIATISNRPDHVDVILTGANMPDSLLEIADQVTKRRS, from the coding sequence ATGGTCGCCGAAATCAAAAACACCCAGCCCAGCAAAAAATCCCAGAAAACCAGAAAAGTGACTCTCACCGTCGTGCCGCAGAAAGGCACCATCCAAATCTTCACCGCGCCGCAAACCCGCTTCTACGGCAAAGTAGTTGCCCAGGCACTCAACCATGCTGGACATGGCACCAAAGTGCTGATCGCCCAAATGTTCCAGGGCGGCATCCGGCAGGGAACCCAATCGCCCCGCCAGCTTGCCCAAACCTTGGATTGGTTGCGCTGCGATCTTGCTCGTAACATCGATCCCACGACCGAACTAACTAAGCCAGAGATAGAAGCAGTTCAAAACCTGTGGCAATTTGTCAAAACCGCGATCGCCAATGGTGAACATGGTCTGATACTGCTCGATGAGCTAAATATGGCAATCCCGCTGGGGGTGATCGATGAGGCAGAAATTATTGCAACAATTTCCAATCGTCCCGATCATGTCGATGTGATCCTCACTGGTGCAAATATGCCAGACAGCTTGTTGGAGATCGCCGACCAGGTAACTAAGCGCCGTAGCTAA
- a CDS encoding pentapeptide repeat-containing protein, whose protein sequence is MISESWPLNIDFTAAVQNPQICFQDEQLRRSHPAKNQRGRMLLWSGNFATVYKLCNQEQSWAVRCFTRAPQFDVQERYARIGDHLRQSNLPYLVDFEFIDHGILVQGQWYPILKMDWIDGQELDLYIGEHINDAKELLSLDQKLKQLKSDLRSAGIGHGDLQHGNIMVTNGGELKLVDYDGMYVPALRGNPPIETGHPNYQAPARSPHDFDESVDEFSFDVISLSLHALAQQPQLWQSFHEDNKNLIFRQDDFKEPESSPVFQSIATIEDPATKKLRSQLIRRCRGDMIVVEPPGLWQRLKSGHYLQTLKTGSASLPRSQWLMLTAVVGLTLGLSALMATIVISTLSNRVSNRGSIPTQPSPGQPTNSETNPDATDSTATSNPAPSPNANNDPEIVLAPITAAELLSAYAEGERDFANVDLSGEILSGAELNEINLQNALLSETDFSDARLGGANLTGAIATGADLRGVDFSGADLTEANLTNAIMSEVNLTGARLLRANLKQADLNFAVLRGAELMRADLSQTDLSLADLSAANLLLANLNDANLLKANLQESNLSAAELENAQLEAAVLLLADLRSANLKLANLNYADLREVDLSSADLTQANLIGANLSGANLRGTDVNQLASIDGADFTDVVNLADTSKTYFCKIAAGQTFAESPEQRRATRATLDCPN, encoded by the coding sequence ATGATTTCCGAAAGTTGGCCCCTCAACATTGATTTCACCGCGGCGGTGCAAAATCCGCAGATCTGTTTTCAAGACGAACAGTTGCGGCGATCGCATCCGGCCAAAAACCAGCGCGGCCGCATGTTGCTGTGGTCGGGTAACTTTGCCACGGTTTATAAACTTTGCAATCAAGAGCAATCATGGGCGGTGCGGTGCTTCACCAGGGCACCCCAGTTTGATGTGCAAGAGCGCTATGCCAGAATTGGCGATCATCTGCGGCAGTCTAATTTGCCCTATCTGGTGGATTTTGAATTTATTGATCATGGCATTCTGGTGCAGGGGCAATGGTATCCAATTTTGAAAATGGATTGGATCGACGGCCAGGAATTAGATCTCTATATTGGTGAGCATATTAATGATGCCAAAGAGTTACTAAGCCTGGATCAAAAGCTTAAGCAATTAAAATCAGACCTGCGATCGGCCGGGATTGGCCACGGTGATTTGCAGCATGGCAACATTATGGTCACCAATGGTGGTGAATTAAAGCTGGTTGATTATGACGGCATGTATGTGCCAGCGCTGAGGGGCAACCCACCGATCGAAACCGGACACCCCAACTATCAAGCACCCGCCCGATCGCCCCATGACTTTGATGAATCGGTGGATGAGTTTTCCTTTGATGTAATTTCCCTCTCGCTCCATGCCCTGGCGCAGCAACCGCAACTCTGGCAATCGTTCCACGAAGACAATAAGAACCTGATTTTTCGGCAGGATGACTTCAAAGAGCCGGAATCATCACCGGTATTTCAATCGATCGCTACGATCGAAGACCCGGCCACCAAAAAATTACGATCGCAACTGATCCGCCGCTGTCGGGGCGATATGATCGTGGTGGAGCCACCTGGACTATGGCAACGCCTCAAATCAGGCCATTACTTGCAAACGCTTAAAACTGGCAGCGCAAGCCTACCGCGATCGCAATGGTTGATGCTCACTGCGGTGGTGGGTTTAACCCTGGGGCTCAGTGCCCTGATGGCTACGATCGTGATCAGTACGCTGAGTAATCGCGTTAGTAATCGTGGTTCGATCCCTACTCAACCCAGTCCTGGCCAGCCCACTAATAGCGAGACTAATCCTGACGCAACCGATTCGACTGCCACATCTAATCCCGCTCCCAGCCCAAATGCAAATAATGATCCAGAAATTGTATTAGCACCAATCACCGCCGCCGAATTGTTGAGTGCCTATGCAGAGGGCGAACGAGACTTTGCCAATGTCGATCTCAGCGGTGAAATTCTCAGCGGCGCAGAGTTAAACGAGATTAACTTGCAAAATGCCCTGCTCTCCGAAACTGACTTCAGTGATGCCAGATTGGGCGGCGCGAACTTAACTGGGGCGATCGCAACAGGCGCAGATTTACGCGGTGTGGATTTTTCCGGTGCCGACCTAACCGAAGCCAACCTGACCAATGCAATCATGTCGGAGGTGAATTTAACCGGGGCGCGGCTATTGCGGGCTAATTTGAAACAGGCCGATCTTAATTTTGCGGTGTTGCGCGGTGCAGAATTGATGCGGGCGGATCTGAGCCAAACCGATCTTTCGTTGGCCGATCTCAGTGCGGCTAATTTGTTGCTGGCTAATTTGAATGATGCCAATTTATTGAAGGCAAATTTGCAGGAAAGTAATTTAAGTGCAGCAGAGCTAGAGAATGCCCAACTGGAAGCAGCGGTACTATTGCTGGCCGACTTACGATCGGCAAATTTAAAATTAGCGAATCTCAACTATGCCGACTTGCGAGAGGTGGATTTAAGCTCAGCGGACTTGACCCAGGCGAATTTAATTGGGGCAAATTTGAGTGGAGCCAATTTACGCGGTACGGATGTGAATCAGCTAGCGAGTATTGATGGGGCTGATTTTACGGATGTGGTGAATTTAGCGGATACTAGCAAAACTTATTTTTGTAAAATTGCAGCGGGACAAACTTTTGCGGAATCTCCAGAGCAACGCAGGGCTACCAGGGCAACGCTCGATTGTCCCAATTAA
- the argH gene encoding argininosuccinate lyase: MSQTPQQPWSQRFETALHPTIVLFNASIGFDINLIEYDLTGSQAHAQMLAKTGIISTEEGEALVNGLEQIRQEYREGKFTPGVEFEDVHFAVERRLTDLVGDTGKKLHTARSRNDQVATDVRLYLRDQIKQIQTLVREFQTALVTKADQYVDALIPGYTHLQRAQPISLAHHLLAYFEMCQRDWERLGDVYKRTNICPLGSGALAGTPHPIDRALSAKLLNFDSVGRNSLDGVSDRDFAIEFLTASSLIMAHLSRLSEEIILWSSQEFGFVSLSDKVSTGSSIMPQKKNPDVPELVRGKTGRVFGHLQALLTLIKGLPLAYNKDMQEDKEAIFDAVITTKSCLQAMTIMIAEGIEFKVPRLAAAVAEDFSNATDVADYLAAKNVPFREAYNLVGKLVKTCTSERILLKDLSLERWQEFHPLFGEDIYAAIAPQQVVAVRNSYGGTGFEQVRQQVAAAKEILKAEV; this comes from the coding sequence ATGAGCCAAACACCCCAACAGCCCTGGAGCCAGAGATTCGAGACCGCCCTGCACCCCACGATCGTGCTATTCAATGCCAGCATCGGTTTTGACATCAACCTAATCGAATACGACCTAACCGGCTCCCAGGCACATGCCCAGATGCTCGCCAAAACCGGCATCATCAGCACCGAGGAAGGGGAAGCCCTGGTAAATGGCCTAGAGCAAATCCGCCAGGAATATCGAGAGGGTAAATTTACCCCCGGCGTGGAGTTTGAGGATGTTCACTTCGCCGTGGAGCGCAGGCTCACCGATCTGGTGGGTGATACGGGTAAAAAACTGCATACCGCCCGATCGCGCAATGATCAGGTTGCTACCGATGTGCGGCTCTATTTACGCGATCAAATTAAGCAAATTCAAACCCTGGTGCGGGAATTCCAAACCGCTCTGGTCACCAAAGCCGATCAATATGTCGATGCCCTGATCCCTGGCTATACCCATCTGCAACGGGCACAGCCGATCTCCCTGGCACATCACCTGTTGGCCTATTTTGAAATGTGCCAGCGGGATTGGGAGCGATTGGGTGATGTTTATAAGCGCACTAATATTTGTCCGCTTGGTTCAGGGGCGCTGGCTGGGACTCCCCACCCGATCGATCGGGCGCTCAGTGCCAAACTGCTTAACTTTGACTCCGTCGGTCGCAACAGCTTAGATGGTGTATCCGATCGGGACTTTGCGATCGAATTTCTTACCGCCAGCAGCCTGATCATGGCGCACCTGAGTCGATTGTCCGAGGAGATTATCCTCTGGTCATCCCAGGAATTTGGGTTTGTTTCCCTCAGCGACAAGGTTAGCACTGGCTCTAGCATTATGCCCCAGAAGAAAAATCCCGATGTACCGGAACTGGTACGCGGTAAAACTGGGCGGGTGTTTGGGCATCTGCAAGCATTGCTCACCCTGATTAAGGGTTTGCCCCTGGCCTATAACAAAGATATGCAAGAGGACAAGGAAGCGATCTTTGATGCCGTAATCACCACCAAGAGCTGCTTGCAGGCCATGACAATTATGATCGCCGAGGGGATCGAGTTCAAAGTGCCCCGCCTCGCTGCCGCCGTAGCCGAAGACTTCTCCAATGCTACCGACGTGGCCGATTATCTGGCCGCCAAAAATGTGCCCTTCCGCGAAGCCTATAACCTAGTGGGTAAGCTAGTCAAAACCTGCACCAGTGAGAGGATTTTGCTCAAAGATTTATCCCTGGAACGCTGGCAAGAATTCCATCCCCTATTTGGAGAGGATATTTACGCGGCGATCGCCCCTCAGCAAGTGGTGGCAGTGCGTAATAGCTATGGTGGTACAGGGTTTGAGCAGGTACGCCAACAGGTGGCAGCAGCCAAAGAGATTTTGAAAGCAGAGGTCTGA
- a CDS encoding vWA domain-containing protein, protein MPYTAEISRRNPSCFLFLIDRSGSMADSFSGQGSPETQKAQAVADAVNRLIDSLGQRCVKGNEIYDYFDVGVIGYSSDVSPAFNGALSGRTIAPISTIYENPSELENRIHEVPDGMGGMIEVANDFPVWFKPMAHGGTAMCGVFDFAHTILAEWVDQHPNSYPPTVINITDGESTDGDPREEAENLKQLHTNDGNVLLYNIHLSSEYAAPVCFPNHAEVLNDPYAKLMYELSSILPSSAQKAAENESYKVSADSRAFMFNADPVKLIQFLDIGTRVDNLR, encoded by the coding sequence ATGCCCTATACCGCCGAAATTAGCCGCCGCAATCCAAGTTGCTTTCTGTTCTTGATCGATCGTTCTGGATCGATGGCTGACAGTTTTAGCGGGCAGGGCAGCCCTGAGACCCAAAAGGCACAGGCAGTGGCTGATGCTGTAAATCGTTTGATCGACTCCCTTGGTCAGCGTTGTGTGAAGGGCAATGAGATCTATGATTATTTTGATGTGGGGGTAATTGGCTATAGTAGCGACGTGAGTCCTGCTTTTAATGGTGCGCTCTCTGGCCGGACGATCGCCCCGATTAGTACAATTTACGAAAACCCATCTGAGCTAGAAAATCGCATTCATGAAGTGCCAGACGGTATGGGCGGGATGATCGAAGTTGCCAATGATTTTCCGGTTTGGTTCAAGCCAATGGCCCATGGCGGTACGGCGATGTGTGGTGTATTTGATTTTGCCCACACGATTCTGGCGGAATGGGTCGATCAACACCCCAATAGCTATCCACCGACGGTAATTAATATTACTGATGGCGAGTCCACCGATGGCGATCCCCGCGAAGAAGCTGAAAACCTCAAGCAACTACATACCAATGATGGCAATGTGCTGCTCTACAACATCCATCTTTCCTCTGAGTATGCGGCTCCGGTTTGCTTCCCTAATCATGCAGAAGTGCTAAATGATCCCTATGCCAAGTTAATGTATGAGCTTTCTAGTATTCTGCCCAGTTCTGCCCAGAAAGCGGCTGAGAATGAGAGCTACAAGGTGTCGGCCGATTCCCGCGCCTTTATGTTTAATGCCGATCCAGTCAAGTTGATTCAGTTTCTGGATATTGGTACAAGAGTAGATAATTTGCGCTAA
- a CDS encoding alpha/beta hydrolase, translating into MKKHLKKIAIGLISLAVLGYGGICAYFGLGQRKMIYFPWGCGQTSDYPAKVPTDLGIDYEEVWLRENESDRIHAWWVPNDLKQQKPSKVIIYFHGNGGNLSEYVYVTERLHKAGFSVLIINYRGYGCSGGDFPQEANIYEDAQTALNYLIEKKQIPPTDILAYGYSLGGAVAIDLAAKNPDLGGLVVEGGFTSMLDMASFNAPSWIPINLLLTERFDSIAKIPNLDMPVLFFHGTEDEIIPTYMSEKLYEVAPEPKALVLVPNADHGNTAELAGSKYAQEIWELVERSQVIDMSVKQNP; encoded by the coding sequence ATGAAAAAACATTTAAAAAAAATTGCGATCGGCCTGATTAGTCTAGCTGTGCTTGGCTATGGCGGCATTTGTGCCTATTTTGGCTTGGGGCAACGAAAGATGATCTATTTCCCCTGGGGCTGTGGGCAAACTAGTGACTATCCAGCTAAAGTCCCAACTGATCTGGGTATTGACTACGAAGAAGTATGGCTCAGGGAAAATGAAAGCGATCGCATCCATGCCTGGTGGGTGCCAAATGATTTAAAACAGCAGAAGCCATCTAAGGTAATCATTTACTTTCATGGTAATGGTGGCAATCTGAGTGAGTATGTTTATGTGACCGAGCGATTGCATAAAGCTGGTTTTTCGGTATTGATCATCAATTATCGTGGCTATGGTTGTAGTGGTGGTGATTTTCCCCAGGAAGCGAACATTTATGAAGATGCCCAGACAGCCTTGAATTATTTGATTGAAAAGAAGCAAATCCCACCTACGGATATCCTGGCCTATGGCTATTCTTTGGGAGGAGCAGTGGCGATCGATCTGGCGGCAAAAAATCCAGATCTGGGCGGTTTAGTGGTGGAAGGTGGGTTTACTTCAATGCTGGATATGGCTTCGTTTAATGCGCCAAGTTGGATTCCCATCAACCTATTGCTAACGGAGCGATTTGATTCGATCGCCAAAATCCCTAATCTGGACATGCCAGTTTTATTTTTTCATGGCACAGAAGATGAAATTATCCCTACTTATATGAGCGAGAAGCTTTATGAAGTAGCCCCAGAGCCAAAAGCACTAGTGCTTGTCCCCAATGCCGATCATGGTAATACGGCTGAGCTGGCGGGTAGTAAATATGCCCAAGAGATCTGGGAATTAGTAGAGCGATCGCAGGTTATCGATATGTCAGTCAAGCAAAATCCTTAA